A portion of the Parachlamydia sp. AcF125 genome contains these proteins:
- the lptB gene encoding LPS export ABC transporter ATP-binding protein: MAALPCLQVKKLVKSYGGRVVVNGLSFEVNQGEVVGLLGPNGAGKTTAFYMTVGLIRPDKGEVIFQGQDVTRQAMHIRARMGMGYLAQEPSVFRYLSVEQNILSILEGLGLSRVEQKLRLDQLLAELHLEHLAKKKAIALSGGERRRLEITRALVTNPTFLMLDEPFANIDPISVDEVKQMISHLSNKNISILITDHNAREIFSIVDRSYLVFEGKVMLSGTVDELVQNPEARRGYFGEQFRL; this comes from the coding sequence ATGGCAGCCTTGCCGTGTTTACAAGTTAAAAAATTAGTCAAGTCCTATGGTGGAAGAGTTGTTGTCAATGGTTTATCTTTTGAAGTCAACCAGGGTGAGGTTGTCGGATTACTAGGCCCAAATGGTGCAGGGAAGACCACTGCTTTTTATATGACCGTTGGCCTTATTCGGCCAGATAAAGGAGAGGTCATTTTTCAAGGGCAAGATGTGACCCGCCAAGCCATGCATATACGTGCACGCATGGGAATGGGATATTTGGCGCAAGAGCCATCGGTTTTTCGTTACTTAAGTGTTGAACAAAATATTTTGAGTATTTTAGAAGGGCTGGGATTGAGCCGGGTAGAACAGAAGTTGAGACTCGACCAGCTTTTGGCAGAGCTGCACCTTGAGCATTTAGCAAAGAAAAAGGCTATTGCTCTTTCGGGAGGTGAGCGTAGGCGCTTAGAAATTACTCGGGCTCTGGTAACAAATCCCACTTTTTTGATGTTGGATGAACCTTTTGCTAATATTGACCCCATTTCCGTGGATGAAGTCAAACAAATGATTTCCCACCTTTCCAACAAAAATATCAGTATTTTAATCACTGATCACAATGCACGGGAGATTTTCTCGATTGTGGACCGCAGTTATCTTGTTTTTGAAGGCAAAGTGATGCTTTCCGGAACAGTGGATGAGCTCGTACAAAATCCCGAAGCCCGCCGAGGATACTTTGGCGAGCAATTCAGGTTATAA
- a CDS encoding class I SAM-dependent methyltransferase, translating into MNEPIVTLPNIADGEDKSSILGNRIRKNYRHIRKWAKRTHTNCFRIYDREIPQYPLTIDFYDGRFCVHYFSRTREKEDLPLELQEETTRVLSKIFAIHPDEIFWKMRAKHKETRQYEKEDDSREFFNVLEYGVKFRINLIDYLDTGLFLDHRETRQLVAKAAQGKRLLNLFAYTCSFSVQAAAAGASFTKSVDMSNTYTAWGEKNFLLNRLSLKNNPVVRADCLKFLDQEMRAGERYDIIVIDPPTISRSKKMDQLFDVQVDYVYLISKSLNLLFPEGVIYFSTNSRKFVFDESCFPACKILEVSSKTLPLDFHDPKIHRCWKIVKTA; encoded by the coding sequence ATGAACGAACCAATTGTCACTCTACCTAATATTGCCGATGGGGAAGATAAAAGCTCTATTTTGGGAAACCGGATTCGCAAAAATTATCGCCATATTCGCAAATGGGCCAAGCGCACCCATACAAATTGCTTTCGCATTTACGATCGAGAGATTCCTCAATATCCTTTAACGATTGATTTTTACGACGGCCGCTTTTGTGTGCATTATTTTTCGCGGACGCGTGAAAAAGAAGATTTACCTCTGGAATTGCAAGAAGAGACCACACGCGTTTTATCGAAAATTTTTGCCATTCATCCCGATGAAATTTTTTGGAAAATGAGGGCTAAGCATAAAGAAACGCGGCAATATGAAAAAGAGGACGATTCGAGAGAGTTTTTTAATGTTTTAGAATATGGGGTCAAATTTAGAATCAATTTGATCGATTACCTGGATACAGGTCTTTTCCTCGATCACCGAGAAACGCGTCAGTTAGTTGCTAAAGCTGCGCAGGGAAAAAGGCTTCTAAATTTATTTGCTTACACTTGCTCATTCAGTGTGCAGGCAGCCGCGGCTGGGGCAAGCTTCACTAAAAGCGTCGATATGTCCAATACTTACACGGCATGGGGAGAGAAAAACTTTTTGTTAAACAGGCTTTCTCTTAAAAATAATCCCGTTGTTCGGGCTGACTGCTTAAAGTTTTTGGACCAAGAAATGCGAGCGGGCGAAAGATATGACATCATTGTGATCGATCCTCCCACTATTTCTCGATCTAAAAAAATGGATCAGTTATTTGATGTGCAAGTTGACTATGTCTATTTGATTTCCAAGTCTTTAAACCTTCTATTTCCTGAAGGGGTCATTTACTTTAGCACAAATTCTCGCAAATTTGTTTTTGACGAGTCGTGCTTTCCTGCTTGTAAAATTTTAGAGGTATCGTCAAAGACCTTACCGCTTGATTTTCACGATCCTAAAATCCATCGATGCTGGAAAATTGTAAAAACTGCTTAA
- a CDS encoding replication-associated recombination protein A, whose product MLPPLSERLRPSSFKEIVGQPHLLGPSGFITRAIKQGKPLSIILWGPAGTGKTSIARLYAQAFDIPFQSLSAIFSGVADLKKVVKEAEERPLFKGTLLFVDEIHRFNKAQQDAFLPFLEKGSIILIGATVENPSFYLNDALLSRTRVLKLNPLDEIALEQLLQRYETRVKKLNVDDQARRYLIQLAQGDGRYLYNLLENIENIESVEPLDVHHLQTILQARAPVYDRASDQHYNLISALHKAIRGSDPDAALYWFARMLNGGEDPLYLARRLIRVASEDVGQADPQALPLTLAAKDAYQMLGSPEGELALAQIVIYLALAPKSNATYTAFKQAKQIAQQTSHLNPPATILNAPTRVMKELGYGQGYIYDHNTPQGFSGQNYFPEGMERQNFYEPVERGFEREMKKRLEYFANLRNKLSP is encoded by the coding sequence ATGCTTCCTCCCTTATCTGAACGCTTACGTCCCTCTTCTTTTAAAGAAATTGTGGGGCAACCTCATCTTTTAGGGCCCTCAGGGTTTATTACACGCGCAATCAAGCAAGGAAAACCTCTTTCCATCATTTTATGGGGTCCTGCTGGTACAGGCAAAACATCGATTGCCCGTTTATATGCCCAGGCTTTTGACATCCCTTTTCAATCGTTAAGCGCGATTTTTAGCGGAGTGGCTGATTTGAAAAAAGTGGTGAAAGAAGCTGAAGAGCGCCCTTTATTTAAAGGAACCCTCCTTTTTGTGGACGAAATTCATCGTTTTAACAAAGCTCAACAAGATGCCTTTCTCCCCTTCCTAGAAAAAGGATCCATCATCTTAATTGGAGCAACCGTTGAAAATCCCTCTTTCTATCTGAATGACGCCCTTCTCTCCCGCACGCGCGTCTTAAAACTCAACCCGCTAGATGAGATCGCTTTAGAGCAATTGCTGCAGCGGTATGAAACACGCGTAAAAAAGTTAAATGTGGACGATCAAGCGCGCCGGTATCTGATTCAATTAGCTCAAGGGGACGGCCGCTACTTGTACAATCTTTTAGAGAATATTGAAAATATTGAAAGTGTAGAGCCGCTCGATGTGCACCACTTGCAAACTATCTTGCAAGCTCGCGCCCCTGTTTATGACCGAGCTTCTGATCAGCATTACAATTTGATTTCTGCTCTTCATAAAGCCATTAGGGGGTCTGATCCTGATGCCGCTCTATATTGGTTTGCGCGCATGTTAAATGGGGGTGAAGATCCTCTTTATTTAGCCAGACGACTCATTCGAGTCGCCTCAGAAGATGTGGGACAAGCAGATCCTCAAGCACTTCCACTTACCCTAGCGGCTAAGGATGCTTATCAAATGTTAGGCTCACCAGAAGGAGAGCTAGCTCTTGCTCAGATTGTCATCTATTTGGCTCTAGCTCCTAAGAGTAACGCCACATATACGGCGTTTAAGCAGGCTAAACAGATAGCACAACAAACCTCTCACCTTAATCCTCCTGCAACGATTTTAAATGCCCCGACACGCGTGATGAAAGAGCTAGGTTATGGCCAAGGTTACATCTATGATCATAACACCCCGCAGGGTTTTTCCGGCCAAAACTATTTTCCTGAAGGAATGGAAAGACAAAATTTTTATGAGCCTGTGGAAAGAGGATTCGAGCGGGAGATGAAAAAACGGTTAGAGTACTTTGCTAACTTAAGAAACAAGCTATCCCCTTAA
- a CDS encoding M48 family metallopeptidase, whose protein sequence is MPFALNRRSQQQKGAGNKLIAAGLIILFGLLMFLTQRQENPVTGEKQYVSLSPAQEIRLGLESAPQMAREMGGELPMHDPRTQAVQKIGNWIVNHTEAKKGPWKFQFHVLTDAETVNAFALPGGQVFITWGLLKQLQTEAQLAGVLSHEMGHVIERHAAQQMSKSQLGQFFVLAVGAAASDSQDSSYRASMLASLVNQMLQLRYSRQDESEADQWGLKLMRQTGYDPKAMIEVMEILKKAGGKSSLPAIFQTHPNPGLRIAQIQAYLKKYPPGAGVTEGKNLKEVFRHSNL, encoded by the coding sequence ATGCCATTTGCTCTAAATAGGCGATCCCAGCAGCAAAAAGGAGCGGGAAATAAACTGATCGCAGCCGGTTTAATTATCCTTTTTGGGCTATTGATGTTCCTGACCCAGAGGCAGGAAAATCCGGTTACAGGTGAAAAGCAGTATGTTTCCCTCTCGCCCGCTCAAGAAATCCGTTTAGGCCTCGAATCTGCCCCTCAAATGGCCCGAGAAATGGGGGGAGAGCTGCCTATGCATGATCCCCGCACCCAAGCGGTTCAAAAAATAGGAAATTGGATTGTCAATCATACTGAAGCCAAAAAAGGTCCTTGGAAGTTCCAATTTCATGTGTTAACGGATGCTGAGACCGTAAATGCTTTTGCTTTGCCTGGGGGACAAGTTTTTATTACCTGGGGATTGCTCAAGCAGCTACAAACAGAGGCTCAGCTTGCCGGGGTCTTGAGTCATGAAATGGGTCATGTGATTGAAAGGCATGCCGCTCAACAAATGTCAAAAAGCCAGCTTGGACAATTCTTCGTTCTTGCTGTCGGCGCAGCAGCGAGTGATTCACAAGATAGCAGTTACCGCGCCTCCATGCTAGCTTCTTTGGTTAATCAGATGCTGCAACTGCGCTATAGCCGACAGGATGAATCGGAGGCAGATCAATGGGGCTTAAAATTAATGCGGCAAACGGGTTATGATCCGAAAGCCATGATTGAAGTGATGGAAATTTTAAAGAAAGCTGGAGGCAAAAGCTCATTACCGGCTATATTTCAAACACACCCTAATCCAGGTCTGCGGATTGCACAAATCCAAGCTTACTTGAAAAAATATCCTCCAGGCGCTGGCGTGACTGAAGGAAAAAACCTAAAAGAGGTATTTCGCCATTCAAACTTATAA
- a CDS encoding serine hydrolase, with protein MFYRSTLFTLVFISALFSLWATDEKINSLIKAFEEYAEEQRILWKIPGMAIAIVKDERVIFEKGFGQRGIKNTEPVDQDTLFQIGSLSKAFTSTLLAIANDRGLLKWEDKVIDHFPSFRLYDSWVSAEFQINDLCSHRSGLYPFAGDYQVLFGLSPEEIVHHLAYLYPATSFRSRYAYQNTLFLVASKILESKLLLPFPALLSREIFEPLEMKNSSVSLEEFLAFPNRAEWHRGLKDGNIEALPEEFPFNNFTYVLGPAAGINSTIKDLSHWMILQINQGKFKNREIISKKNMQFLKRPNIYVGEIDGQDIYYAQGWFHIDNSPYPIIWHDGRTLGACSMAGFIPQEKLGIVILTNVGNASLLPLALALQFFDHYFDKPDRNWGSRFLELTKNQILTQTEALPQETFPPMPLRLYTGTYTNPIYGELIVKEENQTLLLSLGKISHSFSLKHWDRDIFTLEFPFNISPPSRVSFGLDPKGEVFAIRLYCLFYEGAGDFKKQ; from the coding sequence ATGTTTTATCGATCTACTTTGTTCACCTTAGTATTTATTTCGGCTTTATTTTCTTTATGGGCTACCGATGAGAAAATAAATAGCCTGATTAAAGCCTTTGAAGAATATGCAGAGGAGCAAAGAATCCTTTGGAAAATCCCGGGAATGGCCATTGCCATCGTGAAAGATGAGCGGGTTATTTTCGAAAAAGGATTTGGGCAGAGAGGAATCAAAAATACAGAGCCTGTTGACCAAGACACCCTTTTTCAAATAGGCTCACTCAGTAAAGCCTTTACTTCCACTTTGCTAGCTATTGCTAATGACCGAGGATTATTAAAGTGGGAAGATAAAGTAATCGATCATTTTCCTTCTTTTCGATTATACGATTCATGGGTGAGTGCGGAATTTCAAATAAACGATTTGTGTAGCCATCGTAGTGGATTGTACCCTTTTGCGGGGGATTATCAAGTACTTTTTGGCTTGTCACCCGAAGAGATTGTCCATCATCTCGCTTATCTTTATCCTGCCACAAGTTTTCGCTCCCGCTATGCTTATCAAAATACCCTTTTCTTAGTTGCTTCTAAAATCTTGGAAAGTAAGCTACTTTTACCCTTTCCCGCTCTACTAAGCAGAGAGATTTTTGAGCCTTTAGAGATGAAAAATTCTAGCGTTTCTCTGGAAGAATTTTTAGCTTTCCCTAATCGCGCAGAGTGGCATAGAGGTTTAAAAGATGGAAATATAGAGGCCTTGCCAGAAGAATTTCCCTTTAATAATTTCACTTACGTTCTCGGGCCTGCCGCGGGTATTAACTCAACCATTAAAGATCTGTCTCATTGGATGATTTTACAAATCAATCAAGGGAAATTTAAAAATAGAGAGATCATCTCCAAAAAAAATATGCAATTTTTAAAGCGGCCTAACATTTATGTCGGGGAAATTGATGGGCAGGACATCTACTATGCCCAAGGTTGGTTTCATATAGATAATTCTCCTTACCCGATTATTTGGCATGATGGAAGGACTTTGGGCGCCTGCAGCATGGCAGGGTTTATTCCTCAAGAAAAGCTAGGAATTGTGATTTTAACAAATGTGGGAAATGCCAGTTTATTACCTTTGGCTCTTGCGCTGCAATTTTTTGATCATTATTTTGACAAACCGGATAGAAATTGGGGCTCCCGCTTTCTAGAACTAACAAAAAATCAAATACTTACACAAACAGAGGCTCTCCCTCAAGAAACCTTTCCTCCTATGCCCCTTCGCTTATATACAGGAACGTACACCAATCCCATCTATGGCGAACTGATTGTCAAAGAAGAAAATCAAACTCTTCTCCTTTCGCTTGGAAAAATTTCCCACTCTTTTTCCCTAAAACATTGGGATCGAGATATTTTTACTTTAGAATTTCCCTTTAACATAAGTCCTCCCTCAAGAGTGTCTTTTGGCTTGGACCCCAAGGGGGAAGTTTTTGCTATTCGCCTTTATTGTTTGTTTTATGAAGGTGCCGGAGATTTTAAAAAACAATAA
- a CDS encoding TIGR01459 family HAD-type hydrolase, producing the protein MHSVNSPIFPTLSSIVSPFKGILLDAYGVFWGGNDMGPIPGAKEAMENLVASGKIVGVLSNSTQLAWKEIKKLESHGIIEGKHFHFLLTSGEIAREIFLKGSFPIQTLHKKFWVLGGAHPAFSSHESIFQGTGYRETSNIDEADFIYAGVPHIEGEDQRDPEIFRNEIQRVVKKKLTLMCANPDRFAHEGIPPKAVVRQGSIAAMYEELGGTVFYIGKPYPVAYAKALERFFEREILPFSEILMVGDTPETDIRGAHQCGISSALILQTGIMGDRIATQGLESAMQTLFDRPDFFIDRLGNP; encoded by the coding sequence ATGCATTCCGTTAATTCTCCCATTTTTCCCACTTTATCTTCTATCGTTTCACCTTTTAAAGGCATTTTGTTAGATGCTTACGGAGTTTTCTGGGGGGGGAACGACATGGGACCCATTCCTGGGGCTAAAGAAGCGATGGAAAATTTGGTGGCGAGCGGCAAGATTGTAGGTGTCTTGTCAAATTCTACTCAGCTTGCTTGGAAAGAGATAAAAAAATTAGAAAGCCATGGAATTATCGAAGGCAAACACTTCCATTTTCTCCTTACTTCCGGGGAGATTGCTCGTGAAATTTTTTTGAAGGGGAGCTTTCCTATTCAAACTTTGCATAAAAAATTTTGGGTATTGGGAGGTGCTCATCCAGCCTTTTCTTCTCATGAATCGATTTTTCAAGGAACGGGTTATCGAGAAACCTCTAATATCGATGAAGCTGATTTTATTTATGCGGGGGTCCCGCATATCGAGGGTGAGGATCAACGAGATCCGGAAATTTTTCGGAATGAAATTCAAAGAGTAGTGAAGAAAAAATTAACGTTAATGTGCGCAAATCCCGATCGATTTGCTCATGAAGGAATCCCCCCCAAAGCAGTTGTCAGGCAAGGCAGTATTGCCGCTATGTACGAAGAGCTAGGGGGTACAGTCTTTTACATAGGTAAACCTTATCCGGTTGCCTATGCCAAAGCCTTGGAGCGCTTTTTTGAAAGGGAAATTTTGCCTTTTTCAGAAATTTTGATGGTGGGCGATACCCCTGAAACAGACATTCGCGGTGCCCATCAATGCGGGATTTCTTCTGCACTCATTCTTCAAACCGGCATCATGGGGGATCGAATCGCAACCCAAGGTTTAGAAAGCGCCATGCAAACCCTTTTCGATCGCCCAGATTTTTTTATTGACCGATTGGGCAATCCCTGA